AAAAGAGGCCGGGATATCCTGGCCTACGGCCCAATAGAAGAGATACGGCGCCTGTTTAGAAAATGCGCAGAGTCTGTAGAAAAGTATGTGGATAAAGATACGGCAACCAAAATTAGTAGATTTTATGGCGCTACACAATTATATGCACTACTAGAGTTAAGAGATACCTACGCTGTGATAAAAGCCGACGCAGACGACATACGCAAAGTCTACACTGGAAACATCCCAACCACGTCATATAAACAGTTGTTGATACAACTCGCAGATCACAGCGATAGCAGAGATGTAAAAGAATTCTTCACAGACCTGCTGAAATTGCTAAACGCCCTCGAGGAATTGACCAATGGAAAAATACTAGTTTCACCAACATACTATGCCGCCCTCTCGCTTTCGCTTATGATAACTGCACTTAAAGATATATACAAAGTGGAAAAAATCTACGAGGGTATGACCGTGTACGCGGGTGGAGACGACGTACTAGCCCTAGCGTCTGTGGACGCCTCGCTACACGTAGCCGAAACGATGAGGCGTAATTACTGGGGTGACGGAGGCTTCCACAGAATAGGCCAATACGCCATACCTGCGGTAGTGGTGACTGGCAGAAGCATATCAGTCAGATACGTCAACGTGCTCGACCATATGGGCGGCGAGATATCGAAAACATTAGAACTGTTAAAAGAAGCGAAAAAAACCACCTGGTTGCTGGGCGGCAGAGAAGTTAGAAAAGATACGCTGGTGATAAGCGACTCGAGAACCAACACCTCTGCATACCTCCCACTAATAGATTCAAGAAATAGAGTAGGCACATACATAAAATATCTAAGAAAAATGTGGGGGATGATGATCGGCGGAGAACTCAGCGGCAACGCCCCGTCTGACTACATAGCTACATTCGGCGACGTGACGGAGAAATTACTCGACGAAGAAGCCCTCGTCAAAATTTACGAATACACGCTCAGTAGAAACCTCAAAAAAGCCGCCGCATGGAAATACGCAGATGTAGCGGCAGAGGCAAAGAAAGAGGGCAGAACCCCACTGGGAGACGAAATAATGAAAGCACTGGCCATACTCAGAAGATACCCATGACAAGCAATCAAAAGACGCTGGTGCTTGTAATCAAGCCGCTGGAGCCGCTCCACTTCGGCAAGACGCAGATCCCCGGCATAGACCTCGCCGGCAGAGACGCTGCCTTCACGGCGCCCCCGCCCTCGACAATATTAGGCCTCCTCGCCTCTATAAAAGGCATCAACTACTACAACAAGCCAAAACCCTGCAACCGTCCACTAGAAGATCTCAAAACCACATATAGAGAATTGACGGGAGAAGAACTAACACCCACAATAGAGGGGGTAGACAGACCCCTCATTTGGGGGCCAGTAGTATACATAGAAAAAATCCCACATATACCTATCGAGGGAGGATATTTTGTACCTAGAGGAGAAATGGAGAAATACATCGATAATGCCGCAGGAGAAAACTCAAAAATCAAAATCAAGAAAGCAACAGTCAACATAAAGCCAGGCATAGCCCTAGACCCGACGTCCAAAACCCCCAGATACGGCTACCTCTACGGAGCCACATATGTAGGCTACCCCCTTGCATCAGAGATACGCTACGTCGTAAACATGGCAATCCCCACAGATCAAAACTACAAAGGGGTCTACAGACTCGGAGGAGAAGGCAGACTAGCCCAGATAGAGTTAAGAGAAAAACCAGTAGACATAAGAGGAGAAAAACCGGAAGGTGAATCCAAAAAGAGCGAAGATGCCATAGTGCTGACTCCCCTCCTTTTCCAGCCAGAAGACGGCTATGCAAGAACGGCAGGCCACCCAAAGGGTCCAACACCCGGCCTTGAATGCGTCGAAGAGATACGCGGCATCTACACTGGCGACACATTCAAAATTGTCGCCGAGCCAATGGGGCTCGGCTACAGTGAGGTATGCAACAGAAGGAGACCACTCTACTACGCCCTCCCACCTGGAACCGTAGTAAAAATAAAATGTAAATATAAAGCAGTTGGCCTCTTCTCACAACTAGGATATGGAGCGATAATAAGAACTAAAGATAGACTTCCCTGAAGAGCTCATACAAGATCCATACCAATATCAACTAGTGTCGGCAACTAGATGTAGAGCCTGCTCCACCAGCGGCGCAGTTCGAGATCCGTTGGAATCTGTAGTGCTCGACGCCACAAACCACGTTGCGGGGCGGCGGGGGCAACATAAAACATATAAGTAGCCGTGTACAGAAATACGTGGCGGCGCCGCGGCTGGAGCTGGAGGACTTCCTCGTCCTCGCGCTGGCGGGCATGGGGGCGCACCCGCCCCTCATCGCCTACCTAACGGAGATGCCGAGGGAAAGGGTGGAGCTCATCCTCGAATGGCTTGTGGAGAAGGGCTACTTGAAGAGGGAGGGGAACCGCTACAGGTGGACAAAAGCCGCCAAGCCCGTCCTTAAGCAGTGGCGCTCAAACCCGGAGGCGGCCGCCGCGCTTAGGCGCGCCTTCGACAAATTCGCCCGCGACGTGGCGGCGCCCGTGGCGAGGGCGGCGTGGGAGGCGGCGTTTTGGTGGACCATGTGGCTGGCGGCGATGAAGTGGCTCCACTACCACCCCCCAGAGGACTAGCCTCAGTACAGCTGAAAGGTGTATTTTGGCTTGCAGTTGGGGTTTGGATACGCGGTTCTGGTAAGCGTACATGTCTCTGTTTTTCCACAACCAAATACCCTGGCGCTGTGGTGTCGACACCAAATGTCTAGACACAGAGTATATCTACTGCCCTGTCGCAACGTGCCGTAGTTCAGCGCGATGCCGGCGCCAAAGGGCCCTAAAACGGATTCATTGACTTTATCTACCTCTCTCGGTGTTAGGTACAGCCTCCACTGGAGGTGCTCAGCCAGATGCCGAAGGTGACTCCGCTGAGAGATGTTCTACATCAACTTCGTGGCTACACTCTGATGCCGTGAACCCACTGCACGTTTACACAAGGCAACCCCTCAATATCGGAGGCATTCGGAGCTGGCATAACTTTGACTACATGTAGACATCTGTGACGTCGCTCCCCACCTCAAGCCGCGCTGTGCCTAGCTCGGAGCGCTCAAGCCCCACAACTATGCGAGGGAGCACAGGCGCGCACGGGACCCCGCCGAAATACCTCACCTCAACTCCCATGTATTGCTTCGCCAATATATTAACCAAGTAGCCCCCTCCAACCTGGTAAATTGTAAAATCAATGGGGTGAAGCTTAATACCAACCAAACGGCTGTACTGTGAACTCCGCAACGGCCGGCTTCACCTCCCTCACCTCTGCCTTTAGCGACTTTACCATCTAGCCGAGCGCAGTATCCGCAGAGCCTCCTCCCTGTCGATCTAGTAAAGGCGGTGAAGTCAATCTCGAGGTTGATTATGCGCCCCACCTCGTCGAGCCCCACAATCACCTCGGCCTGCCCCATAACCACCGCAGACGGCGCCCCCTCAGACCTCCTCACAATGAGCACCGCGTCCACCACCCGGACGCTAGGCGCCTCGGCGTAGTAAGACCAGCCCTTTACCCCCAAATTCCCGGTGTAGTTAACCGGAGGCTACCACTCCCACGAAGAAGTATGAAGAAAAGCCCCCCATATACGTCCTGCTGTAGATCACATCCACGGCTCTACATGCAATTCGCTATTTAAAGACAACCCCCATCGGACACAAGCCACCCCGTAGAGCTGACGACAAAGACGGCAACAAGTAGGGCCCCCGCCGCTCTACACAGCCCTCTACGTGCTCTACCCGCCCCCAGCGCCAGACCCGCCGCTACGTCCCGAGGTAGCGGGCCCCCAGTCGGCGGCCAGCTCGCAGAGACCTCCCACCAGCTGGCGCATCTCCACCCGGCAACCTCCGCCGCGGTGGTCGCTAATTACGACCACGCAGACGAGAGGACCCGGCGCCCTCGCAGAATGTCACGCAACATGCAAAGCGCACCCAGAAGCGCGCCCACCCACGCCGCATCCGCACATACGCAGAGACGCGCGGAGGCCCATGTAGATACGGAGCCGGGCTAATTTTAAAAAGCGGCTCCGGTATATGTCCGTGTCTGTGGATTTGAAGACGCTTGAGGAGGTGGTGGAGAGAGCCGTCAAGAAGGCCCTGGCAGAAGCCCGTAGCTACGAGATGAAGGCAGTCGCCGAGGCGTTGAAGGCGCTGGCAGACTACACCAAAGCCGGATTTACACAAGTCACCACAGAACTCGGAGAGTTGAAAACTCAAGTCGCCGACTTGAAGACGAGGGTATCTGCATTAGAGACACGTACAGCTAGTCTAGAAAATCGTGTATCTAGTCTAGAAAAACGCGTATCTAACGTCGAGGATAGTGTGGACTCTCTAACAGAGGCCACTCTCTCCCGCTACGTCTGGGAGGATCTTAGAGAGGAGGTTAGGGCTAGGGGGGAGGTGGTGCTGTCGAGAAGGCGGAACGCCCGCGTGGACGGCTTGGATATCGACCTCCTCGTGGAGACGGATAGATCTGTCTACGTGGTGGAGGTGAAGACTAGGGCGAGGAGGAGGGACGTCGACGCCGTGGCTAGGAAGGCTGAGGCGGCCCGAGGCGCCTACGGCAAGCCCGCAGTAGCCATCCTCGCCGGCGTAAGGATAGGAGACGACGTGGAAAAATACGCAAAGGGAAAGGGGGTTCTCGTATACAGATACTAATCAGAGCCGCGGGGTCCAGCGAGAGCTAGGCCTGGCGTGGGCGGGAGACGGCTCCGAGACCGCGGACGCCTCTCAGAGGGCGGCGTCTACGCCGTCTGCGAGGCGGGCAGGCTACTGTGTAGACATATCAGTAAAATTTTAAACAACTAAAAATTCTTATTTAATGAATAGTAAGAGGGGGATTACATGGTATCTCGATAGGTTATTCCCTATTTTATTAGTAGCTGGTGCTGTAATTTACGTAAGCGGCTACACTACTCTAGGACAGTTGCTTATGGAGGTGCCTATTGTTGCGTATTACGTACCTGGCCTCGTCTTAGCCGCTGCAAGGCTTTACCTATCTATAAAAAAGACGGAAAATAAAATCCTCTCGGCGCTGTTCGGCGGAGTATTCCTCACATCAGTACTTTTGATAGGTGCGACATGGCTATTAGGTGAGTTGTATATAGGTGGTTTACTAGACGTCGGAGATCTCGGCGATTTTCTATACGTTGCAATTTCAGTATTAGTGTATCTGTCATTGATGAAGGTCGTGGACATTGTTTACAGTAGGCGGCTGGCCGGCGTGGGCAGAGTAGACGGCGGCTATCTACATGTCGAGAGAGGAGTAGCCTACGGCGGCTTCACCTTTGGGCTCGGGACAAAGTCGTTTGTACTAATCGGCGGAGAGGACCCCGCCGTGCTAGAGATGATTAGGCTACACGAAGAGTACCACGCGAAGAACAGACACCCCATGAAGCTCCAGCTGTACCTCCTGGCCGCGCTCCTCCTCACGGGTATCATGATAAGACACGGCATATGGAACACGCCGGTCTACCCCACGGCTGTTTTGGCGCTCGCCGTCGGCTTCCTAGTCTTCATAAGGGCGCTGGAGACAGCCGCCGACGCCTACACATGGCGCGCCCTGGGGCCCGCGGCGTACGAGCGCCTCAAAGCCTTTCTCAAGCTGAGGTACGGCGTAGAGGAGCCGCGGAGGGCCCCCCTCTGGTCTAGGCTCACCCACACCTCGCGCAGAGACATCACCCTCACCACAGGAGACCCCATCGGCGCCCACTGGAGGCTTGAATTCCCCCTAGCGGGCGCCCTGGCCTCTCTATCCATAATAACCTGCAAGTACTACCTCTTGCCTCAGGACATTATCTACATCACGCTCCCAGCCGTCTTCGCTAGCCTCCTCGCGTTCTCCATCTCACTGGCATACGTAGCGAAGCCCTTAATCCGCAGATTGGCAGGCCCCGCCTTCACAGACCGCGGCGTCTTCAACCTCGGCGCCTTGTCCTCAAGCGTCTACACAACCGCCGCCGTTGCCGCAGTAGCCCTAGGCCCGTGGTCCCATGCACTGGCCTCCGCGTTTCTAGCCTACGCCATGCGCCACTACCTAAACAGCTGGAGACGCGGAGTAGCCCTCACAGCAACCGTATATCCTGTATACCTGGCGCTAAACACCGCCATCATGTCGCTACTTCATGAGATAAGCCCACCACAACCCGTGTAACGGAGAAGGCGGATTGGCGGGGGAGGGGGACACTTGGCACACCGCGCCGAGGCGCCCCACACCCACGCCGCGGGCCGCGGGGCTGAGGGCCGTCCCGGCACACAACCACAACCTCCAGCTACCTGGAGGCTATTGACATCTGGCCGTAGTGCGGACAGCCGCCGCAGAGAGGCGCATCAGCTGTTTCACTTTTAATTTCAAACCCCGACTCAAAGCGGGCTTGTGCATCTCACTGACGTTTCAACTATCACATCCCAACGAACGCCGTTATTGATTTTAGAGGCACATAGACAACGGCGGCAACCCGCTGTGTACAGCGGCAGGTCCGCCGGGGCGGGGCCTAGAAGCATTTTTAAATCTAGGCGTAAGCAACTCCGTGTCTCTTGCCGAGGAGGTCAAGAGGGTATTGATGGAGAACCCAGATATACTAGCAGAGGTGCTGGTCTCCAGACCTGAGATAATTTACAAGGCCCTGGCCCAGCTGGCCCCGTGGCAGAACCTGGCTACTAGACAAGATATAGATGAATTGAGAAAAGCCGCTAGACAAGATATAGATGAGCTGAAGAGAGCTTTAGACGAGTTGAGAAAAAGCGTTGATCAGATATCTCTGAGACTAGATGCGCTGGAAAAAACTGTTAGCCAAATATCTCTAAGAGTAGACGCGCTCGGCGCCCGCTGGGGGGTCCTCAGCGAAGACGCCTTTAGAGAGGGGGTGAGGGAGCTTCTGCGCGCGGCTGGCTACGCGGTGGAGAAGCGGCTGTACTACGACGCAGACGGGTACGTCTACGGATACCCCAGCGAGGTGGAGCTCGACGTAGTTATAAAAGACGGCGCTGTAATCGCCGTGGAGATCGCCTCTAGTCTGAGGAGGGGGGATTTGCTTGCCGTAAAGCGGAAAACTGAACTATATACAAAAACCACCGGAAGGCCAGTCAACGCGGTTTTAGTCATAACGCCGTATATCAGCGACAGAAACCCAAGCTACATCAAAGCCATGGCTGAGAGAATCAACATCAAACTCATAGCCCCAGAGGAGGCGGCGGCGAGGCCTGTTTAGAAACCCCGGCCCCCGGCGACGCGCCTCACACCGAAGGGCGGCCGACGGCAAAGGCTCGAGGAACAGCCGCGCCGCCCCGGCCCCTGCTGAGAGCTCGACTTAGATCGCTGTTTCTGTCAGATACCGCCCTCCTCCTCGTCCTGATTCCGGCACCTCCAGCGGCGCCACCCCTCATGCCAGGCGCCTTCTTCATATGCTCCCCCCTCCTCGCGGCCTCTCTAGCGCCCGCCTTTGTTGCGCCGCGGCGTTCGTCAGTGATATAAGCACTGTCACCCCCCGTAGGCCTCGCGGCGCTGAGGCGCCTCGGCTTCTACTCGGCGCGCACCTGCAAGCCCAGATCTTTACGCCACTCTGCGGTAGCCGTCGTTAACCGCCGCGTCGTCGGTACTTCGTAGTGGGCGCGTCCGCCTCCCTCGCGCCCCGCGGCTAACGCCGAGCGTATACCTCGGCGAGAGTTCCTCCACGTCGGCATTCAGCTAGGCAAGGCTCTCGTCGAGCTCCCTAACCCTGGGCTTTTCCTCCTCCTCCCACACCCCTAGGACCCTCGGCGGGGCCCTCACAGCGGCTGAGATCTCGAGAGGCCTCAGCTCCCTCGGCCTCCACGCGCCCTGTTGCATGACCCCCATCTCGACGGCCATAGGTGCAGAAGGGGGGCTTGTAGCTAATCCTTTTGAGGCCGGGCTCGTAGACACCTGCCATCCCCCTACAGAGCACTCGTCGAGAGGGGCCGCTCTGGGCTTCGGCACGCCGAGCCGCTCGGCGAGGGCCTCCACTATCCCCTCCGCGGTACCCGTCCCCCGGCGGCTAGAGGCAGAGCCCTGAGGGCCTTGCCGTATCTCCCAACAGTCCCCATAGAGGCCGGGCCGGCTCTTTTCGGCAACGAGGCAAGATGCGGACACTGCCGGAGGCGGCGGATAGGAGACGCAGGCGGCCCCCTATGGAGGGGCTCCGCCGGGTTGTGCGCCTCCCCACGTCCAGCCCAAGTCGGAAGGCGATTGATCTAGAAGCCCGCGCCTCTGCCGCGTATGCCGTCAATTCCTCTCGACAGGCTCTCGGCCTCTCGGAACGCCGCGGCGCTCTACAGCTGGCTCTTCCGAGGTGGCACGCCAGGCAAAAACAGAACTCAGGGAGGGCGTTTCAACCACCTTTTGACTACCAGTCAGCGGGACCACGGTGGGGAGGAGATCGTCGTCACTAATACATCGTTAAGGGGGACTGTCATCACCCATCTATCGCCTCAACTAGATCTATAAACCTGCGTCCCCGCGAACGAGAACGTCTCAACTATCCTCTGCCTTCCTGCAGACTCTTCACCCCTCTGTGCCGGCCCGAGATATCATCTGTTTCAACTACATTCTGGTTTCTGGCATAGAGCATTTAAATTTTTTCCACAGCTGTGAGGAGGAAAGTCTCAACTATTTCTGCGAGGCGCAACTACTGACACTCCTCGTTGTTAATGTTCTAACTTTTGATTTCTGGCCAGTTGGCTGGAGGCCGGCAGGCAGTGCCTCTCCAACACCGACATAGCGACGAGTCAGATCCGCTACAATCTGCTGGAGAGAGACGCCGACAAGGAGCTCCCGCCCTACCTTAGGAGGAACGGGATAGCGCTCATAGCCTGGTCCCCGCTAGCCAAGGGTACCGCCGGGATCGGGCGGCCGCGCGTTTTCTAGACCTCCCTCGTCGTCTATCTCCACGGGCCGTCTTCAGCCGGCCCTAGGCCGATCTGTGCATCCTCAACGACGGCGGCCGGGATCGTGATGACGCAATACCTAGCCAAGCCGCGTCTTGGGGCATTCGGAGTATTTTATAAAGGCGAGGCCGGCGTTTAGAGCTAGGTACATCAACGGCTGTTCTATCGGCAATCCCATGAAGAAGACCGCGGGCAGTACGAGGAGCCACAACGCGGCCGTCAACACGGCTACTACGACCAAGGCGGTCGCGAAGCCCCGCCTACATCCCCCTATCTTGAAGGCTAGACTCCAAGCCGCGTACACCGCCAGCTGTATGAAAAACGACGCGAACACGGCAGTGGGCACGAAGAAGCTCCAAGTCGCGTCGACGGACTCCCTCACCAAGACCGGTTGCCCCAGCCGCTGGGCCTCCTCGAGTATGAGCCTCTCAAGAGCGTGGCGCAACTCGTCCATCCTCAAGACTATGTCGGCAAATGTCCAGAAGGCCATGAAGACCGCGCTTGCGACCGACCTCACGGCTTTAAAGACAAGAAGTCGACCTGCAGAGTCGCCTTCAGGGGGACGCGCGCCGTCAGGACCAACACGCCGTCCCTCGACCTTCTCAACAACTCGTCGTGGAGCTCGGCGGATCTCTCAGGGGATACGCTGACGTAGGGATCGTCCAAGACGAGCAACTTGACCTTGGGCGCGACCGCCAATGCGGCGGCCAGCTGGACCAACCTCTTCATCCCCTGCGACATCTTGCCCAACGGCAAGCGCCCAGACACGCCTGCCAGTTCGAGGGTCTCCTCGGCCGAGTCCTCAGCTCCGTAGAACGACGCAAGCGCCTCCACGTATTCGAAAGCCTTAACCATCCGGCAGATCCACGACCTCCGGCAGGAAGAATATATAGTCCCTAGCCCTTGGGACAGGCACGCCGTCTAGGAGCACGGAGCCGCCGAGCGGTTTCAGCAGAGAGGCTATTGTTTTGGCCAAAGTCGTCTTGCCGACGCCGTTAGGCCCGTAGAAGACTATCGACTCGCCCTTAGCCAGCTTAAAGTCCAAGGGCTTTGTCAAGGGCTTGTCATAGCCGACGACTAGGCCTCTAGCCTCCAACATATCTGGCCAACGTGAGCGCCACGGATAATAAAACTATCAGCGAGAACAAAGGCGCGTAGGGCAGGGACGCGAGCCCGACAACAGTCGGCGCGAGGGCGCCCGCGACCACAGCTCCGCGCGGCCGCTTAGGGTTTCCGCGGGGCTCCAAGACCACGTAGCCTTTCTCCAGCCTCAGCTCCACGTCTACGCCCAGGGCGATGTACTGCGCCGTCTCGTGGACGTAGATATACGCAAACGGCGCGAGGAAGACCTCTATAGATATAAGGCAATAGGTCCGACAAGAGGCGAGGAGGAAGCACAGAGCTATCGCCGTCGCTCCCAGCGCCAGATAAGCCCTAAACACGGCGTTTTTTAACATGAGCCTGCTGAGGGCGGAGAGGAACCCAACGACGTTATTGGCCGGAGCTAAGTACATGGCGGATCTCCTCGGAAAGCTTGGGGAGGATAGGAAGAAGGGCCGCGGCGGCGAGGAGCTGAGGGTAATGCGACAGATACCCGGCGACGAAGAGGGCCAGCAACAACGCAACGGCGTCCTCGTTCCTGAAGATATCCGGCTTCAACGACCATATAGACGCCGTCCACAACGCAATAAACGCCGTGTGGGTAAACACGTCGCACTCCTTGAATAGGCACACGGGGAGCGATACGGCTAGGAGCCAGAAAAACGTGACGATCGGCTTCGCCGAGGGGCGGCCCTTGAGGAGATGATATATACGCAGGCGGCTGTCCAAATAAGTGTCTAAAGACGCGCCGAAGATCAAGCCGTAGGACGCCAGGAGGAACAAAGCCAAGGCGGCCAGCTGGACGGGCGTCATGGGAGGAGGCGACGTTGCGGCGAACTGGGATAGACCCCTTATGGAGATATTGGCCGCGCCGCCGACTGTTAAGTAAACCGCCATGAACGCCGCCGCGAGAAGAGCCTTCGCTACGGGATGCAACGTCGACATGCGCAAGGCTCCCCGGCCCATCGTGGTGATAAGCCTAGCCCTCGCCAGCGCCTCGAATACGGCCACGGCGGCAACGCCTACAGGCAGGAGGGGCGCAACGGCGATCAGAGACGCCACGAGGAGCGCGGGCCTCCTACGTAAGGCCGCTAGGAGAGGGGCGACGAGAAGCGTCGGCGATCTCCACGCCGCCGTCAACAAGACGGGCAACGACGCCGAATACGTCACCGCCGCGGTCGCCGAGAGGCCCCTGGCGCTGAAGATAGCCGGCAGAGGCCCGGATATCCTCCTCTCCGCGTAGACGCACAGTATGTATATTAATAGGAAATAGGCTGAACTCTCCATTTGAATAAAACCAAAAAAGACTTCTGTAGTAATCATAACAAACATCATTAATATTAATAAAATTATAAAATAAATATCCATAAATATGTATTTAAGATGGTAGAGGAAAAAGCTGAGCATTTACGGGCTATAGCAGAGGCATATATTCTTTACGTAGAGCCACCCCACCTCCAAGCCGCAACTCAGCACCTTGCTACAGAACCACCACTTACAAGTAGCGCAGGAGGCGAGGGAGCCTAGGATCGCTATGGCTACTACAGCGGCTATGATTAACACCACGACGAAGACGCCGTAGTACCTCCTGGGCACGACGAAGGCCGAGGCCACCCCGAGCGCCAACATGGCCGCGATCAGGGCAGGACCTGGATAGATAGTCTTATAGCCGGCGGACGCAACCACCGTGAAGAACGGATACCAGCTCTGCGCGGCAAACGGAGTTGCCAATACCAACGATATCTCTATCAACAACAGCCCTACAACTACGCCGTATATCACCGATATATAGTTATTTCTAGCTATTCGCATGGCTTGCTAACAACATCGGTATTATTTTTTACTTCGACTAAAAGCTAAATTTTTTGTATCGATAGTCGATACTACGTGCCGTGCTGATACACCACGCCTATGATCACCTCGGCGGTCGAGCATTTTAGCGGCCGGCCTCATCTCGCCTATCATGTTTCAACTATCTTTTGATTTCTGGCCGTAGGCGGCGCCGCACAGCAGGCGCAGGTCAAGGTGACGTAGTTTCAACTATCTTTTGATTTCTGGTTGGCGAGAGGTTCGGCTGTCTTGCGTATGGCTATATCTTTATCGCGTTTCAACTATCTTTTGATTTCTGGGCCGGGCAACTCCGGTGGGCCGGCATATCTGAGGCAATGATTGTTTCAACTATCTTTTGATTTCTGGTTGCCGAGATGGTTGTGCTGAATTACTACACGTTACTTGTCTGGTTTCAACTATCTTTTGATTTCTGGTATGAGTGCCACCGGTACCCAACGTACTGCGCCCACAATATTCTGTTTCAACTATCCTTTGATTTCCGGTAGCTTAGTTGCCACGCACTCCGCGTAGCTCTCATGCCAGTAGTTTCAACTATTTTTTGATTTCCGGCGCTGTACCCGTAAAACTGCCTCCCCTCCAGAATCCAGTCCTCGTTTCAACTATCTTTTGATTTCCGGCCGCGATCCACTTGCGCGGTAGAGCGTGATCGGGGTAGAAGTTTCAACTATCTTTTGATTTCCGGCTGTACCTAAGCGACTATGACATGTGCTTGCGTTGTAGGGATGGTGTTTCAACTATCTTTTGATTTCCGGACTGGCGCCAGGCTCAGGAGGGTCAAGGCGGGTAGCCTCAGGCTGTTT
The sequence above is drawn from the Pyrobaculum ferrireducens genome and encodes:
- a CDS encoding type III-B CRISPR module-associated Cmr3 family protein; protein product: MLVIKPLEPLHFGKTQIPGIDLAGRDAAFTAPPPSTILGLLASIKGINYYNKPKPCNRPLEDLKTTYRELTGEELTPTIEGVDRPLIWGPVVYIEKIPHIPIEGGYFVPRGEMEKYIDNAAGENSKIKIKKATVNIKPGIALDPTSKTPRYGYLYGATYVGYPLASEIRYVVNMAIPTDQNYKGVYRLGGEGRLAQIELREKPVDIRGEKPEGESKKSEDAIVLTPLLFQPEDGYARTAGHPKGPTPGLECVEEIRGIYTGDTFKIVAEPMGLGYSEVCNRRRPLYYALPPGTVVKIKCKYKAVGLFSQLGYGAIIRTKDRLP
- a CDS encoding ABC transporter ATP-binding protein, which codes for MLEARGLVVGYDKPLTKPLDFKLAKGESIVFYGPNGVGKTTLAKTIASLLKPLGGSVLLDGVPVPRARDYIFFLPEVVDLPDG
- a CDS encoding PD-(D/E)XK nuclease family protein produces the protein MSLAEEVKRVLMENPDILAEVLVSRPEIIYKALAQLAPWQNLATRQDIDELRKAARQDIDELKRALDELRKSVDQISLRLDALEKTVSQISLRVDALGARWGVLSEDAFREGVRELLRAAGYAVEKRLYYDADGYVYGYPSEVELDVVIKDGAVIAVEIASSLRRGDLLAVKRKTELYTKTTGRPVNAVLVITPYISDRNPSYIKAMAERINIKLIAPEEAAARPV
- a CDS encoding AAA family ATPase; this translates as MVKAFEYVEALASFYGAEDSAEETLELAGVSGRLPLGKMSQGMKRLVQLAAALAVAPKVKLLVLDDPYVSVSPERSAELHDELLRRSRDGVLVLTARVPLKATLQVDFLSLKP